The Dendropsophus ebraccatus isolate aDenEbr1 chromosome 10, aDenEbr1.pat, whole genome shotgun sequence genome has a segment encoding these proteins:
- the SASH3 gene encoding SAM and SH3 domain-containing protein 3, with translation MLRRKPSNASDKDPTQKKKLSLQRSSSFKDFGKSKVSSPVHDKEFSLENEIPENETPSETPAAEEAKSGGGKFGKKWRAVISRTMNRKSGKLMMKAMADEMGEHGEQGSMSPVSLDGSMDGGFPKKCADAEDNQHMPVSRQTSSSSELCSPSYMFSNRDSVNMENMEPPYTGPFCGKAKVHTDFTPSPYEKDSLKLRVGDIINIIEKPPVGTWTGMLRNKVGSFKFIYADILPEETENPKKVRTHGRSKKSQPKSLQELLERINMQEHIATLMLNGYETIEDFKELTESHLLELNITDPQHIVKLLTAAEVLLDYDTGSDHEETSSSGHSCHLPRDSGCYEGPENLENSRDESDIGPEENFQRLSLDDSILKKHTETETPGDVPGQDA, from the exons TTATCGTTACAACGTTCCAGCAGTTTCAAGGATTTTGGGAAATCGAAGGTCAGCTCCCCGGTCCACGACAAGGAGTTCAGCCTGGAGAATGAG ATCCCTGAAAACGAGACCCCATCAGAAACCCCAGCAGCCGAAGAAGCAAAGAGCGGGGGCGGCAAGTTCGGCAAGAAATGGCGAGCCGTCATATCCCGGACCATGAACAGGAAGTCGGGGAAGTTGATGATGAAGGCAATGGCGGATGAAATG GGAGAACATGGAGAACAGGGCTCTATGTCCCCGGTGTCACTGGACGGGAGTATGGACGGCGGCTTCCCAAAAAAATGTGCAGATGCGGAAGACAATCAGCACATGCCAGTCAGCAGACAGACCTCCAGCA GCAGCGAGCTGTGCAGTCCGTCCTATATGTTCAGCAATAGAGACAGCGTTAATATGGAGAACATGGAACCTCCATATACCGGTCCATTCTGTGGAAAAGCAAAGGTCCATACAGACTTCACCCCGAGCCCGTACGAAAAGGATTCCCTGAAGCTCCGA GTAGGAGACATCATCAACATCATTGAGAAACCTCCGGTCGGCACCTGGACAGGAATGCTCAGGAACAAGGTCGGATCCTTCAAGTTCATCTACGCGGATATTCTTCCCGAAGAGACTGAGAACCCCAAAAAAGTCAGGACACACGGACGCAGCAAAAAATCCCAGCCGAAGAGCTTACAGgaactgctggagaggatcaACATGCAG GAGCACATTGCCACCCTCATGCTCAATGGTTACGAGACTATTGAAGACTTCAAGGAGCTGACGGAGAGCCACCTGCTGGAGCTGAATATAACCGACCCGCAGCACATCGTCAAGCTCCTCACCGCCGCCGAGGTCTTACTGGACTATGACA CCGGCAGCGACCACGAAGAGACGTCCTCCTCCGGCCATAGCTGTCACCTTCCCCGAGACTCGGGCTGCTACGAGGGACCTGAGAACCTGGAGAACAGCAGAGACGAGTCGGACATCGGCCCAGAGGAGAACTTCCAGAGATTGTCCCTAGACGACTCCATTCTCAAGAAGCACACAGAGACTGAGACGCCTGGAGACGTCCCCGGCCAGGACGCATGA